Proteins from a single region of Bacteroidales bacterium:
- the gldF gene encoding gliding motility-associated ABC transporter permease subunit GldF: MITLLKKELRGFLSSLIGFIVIAVFLLTNGLFLWVFASDFNILDFGFASLDGLFMMAPFVFLFLIPAITMRSFADEHRSGTIEFLLTKPLTDLQIIIAKYFAGVILVVFSVLPTLIYFYSVYQLGLPKGNIDTGGIWGSYIGLLFLGAAFVSIGLFSSSISGNPIVSFIVAVFLSLFTYVGFDFIHSLDLFGTVDLFIKSLGINAHYTSMSRGVIDTRDVVYFVSLIALFILFTKLSIESRKW; the protein is encoded by the coding sequence ATGATTACTTTGCTGAAGAAGGAATTAAGAGGGTTTTTGAGCTCATTGATCGGTTTCATTGTGATTGCGGTGTTTCTTCTGACAAACGGCTTGTTTTTATGGGTATTTGCCTCTGATTTTAATATTCTTGATTTTGGTTTTGCTTCACTCGATGGTCTGTTTATGATGGCGCCATTCGTTTTTTTATTCCTGATTCCCGCCATCACCATGCGATCGTTTGCGGACGAGCACCGGAGCGGCACTATTGAGTTTTTGCTCACCAAGCCACTGACCGACCTTCAGATCATCATTGCAAAATATTTTGCCGGAGTCATCCTCGTTGTTTTTTCTGTATTGCCTACCCTTATCTATTTTTATTCGGTTTACCAGTTGGGGTTGCCTAAGGGAAATATTGACACCGGAGGAATATGGGGTTCTTACATCGGGTTATTGTTTCTGGGAGCTGCTTTTGTTTCAATTGGCCTGTTTTCATCCTCGATCTCCGGTAACCCGATCGTGTCTTTTATTGTAGCGGTATTTTTAAGCTTGTTCACATATGTTGGTTTCGACTTTATCCATTCGCTGGATTTGTTTGGAACGGTAGATTTGTTTATCAAATCCCTGGGTATAAACGCTCACTACACTTCGATGAGTCGTGGCGTAATTGATACAAGAGATGTTGTTTACTTTGTTAGTTTGATCGCATTATTCATTTTATTCACTAAACTTTCGATCGAAAGCCGAAAATGGTAA
- the gldG gene encoding gliding motility-associated ABC transporter substrate-binding protein GldG produces MGKVFNKNNRNQNVVQLLFGLAIIVLANIIGSYAYTRFDLTAEKRYTLSEATRTLLSEIDDLVFFRVYLHGDFPAGFKRLERETKDMLNEFRAFNSNIEYRFINPSESSDTREREQVYRQLIEKGLEPTDLQVRNNDGTSQRIIFPGAIASFRGREIPLLLLTSQRGTPPEEILNNSIENLEFAIADAIRKLVSQRRPKIAFIEGHGELTRHETADARGALNDYYVVEHIRLDEQLSSLSERLKVDSLTTRIVNTFEAIIIAKPDSVFSEKDKFIIDQFVMRGGKILWLVDPVFASMDSLQLTTETMGIARDLNLTDMFFKYGFRLNNELVMDLNALSIPVKAGQIGDQPKFEYYPWFYFPIITPQSTDPIVRNLNALKTEFVSSIDFVQSTSEINKTILLTTSQYSRAVKTPVLIKLDILGLKPDERLYNRPNIPVAIKIEGTFESLYKNRIPPEVAENKEIGFKVSSLPAKMIVFADGDVIRNQMQLTKGNYLPLPLGYDKYTGQQFGNKDFILNAMNYLTDDSGLISIRSRELKMRLLDKNKVDTERVRWQLVNVLIPVVLVILFGMAQAVIRRKRYAK; encoded by the coding sequence ATGGGAAAAGTTTTCAATAAAAATAACAGGAACCAAAATGTTGTCCAATTGCTGTTTGGGCTTGCCATTATTGTGCTGGCAAATATAATTGGCTCCTATGCGTATACCCGATTCGACCTGACAGCGGAAAAGCGTTATACTTTATCTGAGGCCACGCGCACGTTACTTTCGGAAATTGATGACCTGGTTTTTTTCAGGGTTTATCTTCACGGCGATTTTCCTGCCGGTTTCAAGCGGCTCGAACGTGAAACCAAAGATATGCTGAACGAGTTCAGGGCTTTTAACAGCAACATCGAGTACCGTTTTATCAACCCTTCGGAAAGTTCGGATACACGGGAGCGGGAGCAGGTTTACAGGCAACTGATCGAGAAAGGACTTGAACCAACCGACTTGCAGGTTAGAAATAATGACGGTACATCCCAGCGAATTATATTTCCGGGCGCTATTGCTTCTTTCCGCGGAAGAGAAATCCCTTTGTTATTACTTACATCACAGAGGGGTACACCACCGGAAGAAATTTTAAATAACTCCATCGAAAACCTTGAATTTGCCATTGCCGACGCGATCAGGAAACTGGTTTCACAACGAAGGCCAAAAATTGCTTTTATCGAGGGGCACGGCGAGCTAACACGCCATGAAACTGCCGATGCAAGGGGAGCATTAAACGATTATTACGTTGTTGAACACATAAGACTTGACGAACAACTGAGTAGTCTTAGCGAGCGCCTGAAGGTGGATTCACTCACGACCCGTATCGTAAATACATTTGAAGCCATCATCATTGCAAAACCGGATTCAGTTTTTAGCGAAAAGGATAAATTCATTATTGATCAGTTCGTGATGCGTGGAGGTAAAATATTGTGGTTGGTCGATCCTGTTTTTGCCAGTATGGACAGCCTTCAGCTGACAACTGAAACAATGGGAATTGCACGTGATCTCAACCTGACAGATATGTTTTTTAAATATGGTTTCCGGCTTAACAATGAGCTGGTGATGGACCTTAACGCGCTGTCCATCCCTGTGAAAGCCGGCCAGATTGGAGATCAGCCGAAGTTTGAGTATTACCCGTGGTTTTATTTCCCAATCATCACCCCACAATCCACCGACCCTATTGTAAGAAACCTGAATGCGTTGAAAACAGAATTTGTGAGCAGCATTGACTTTGTACAGTCAACTTCAGAAATCAATAAGACAATATTACTTACTACCTCGCAATACTCGCGCGCTGTTAAAACTCCGGTGCTGATAAAACTGGATATTCTTGGCCTTAAGCCTGATGAAAGACTGTATAATCGCCCCAATATTCCTGTTGCAATCAAAATTGAAGGAACTTTTGAATCGTTGTATAAAAACCGGATACCACCCGAAGTAGCTGAAAACAAGGAAATTGGTTTTAAGGTAAGTAGTTTACCGGCAAAGATGATCGTTTTTGCCGATGGGGATGTGATCCGAAACCAGATGCAATTAACCAAGGGCAACTACCTGCCCTTACCATTGGGTTATGATAAATACACCGGTCAGCAGTTTGGCAACAAAGACTTTATCCTGAATGCAATGAATTATCTCACCGATGATTCGGGATTGATCAGCATCAGGTCGAGGGAACTCAAAATGCGTTTGCTTGACAAAAATAAGGTTGATACCGAAAGAGTACGATGGCAGCTGGTAAATGTTTTGATCCCGGTAGTTTTGGTCATTCTTTTTGGAATGGCACAGGCAGTGATTCGCAGGAAACGCTATGCGAAATAA
- a CDS encoding T9SS type A sorting domain-containing protein — MKTSLFVMIMLSMLMSFTHGNARGNSHQVQSFQPQVEESEILSFKEPPESTRFRLHPGSAPGQSGGNPFLLVDTPLNYSSNVAEATILRYDNSTNVNAIGLQEGGTFTAAIKFPATTMGQFSGMKLSQVEIFIFHVPTTCVLKIWGPGTASSPGTLLHQEQFFPSQASWHVIDIPVLIGITGEELWVGYEIIHTPGLAPSGVGPGPAAAGFGDLFSFDGLEFESLLNSSGLNFNWNIAAILETQSVLPTAYAGEDATICATEQYVIEDATATDFSSVFWTTTGDGYFVTPVSLNPKYVPGPGDIASGSVTLCIDAFPIGGGQPASDCMLLTVDLDPTTCCCPDFKLKDALNICPPEGACRGETAPGLNKEGMAACKETTHTYTVFPNDPGYVYTWTISGGTPTSFVGNPISVLWGSGSSGIIQVFISGNNCNDTISQEICLIDGPQADFTFNPNPVCMNTDVNFFNTSLGGATYFWDFGNGVTHSGANPPPQQYNAAGTYVITLTATDLGSGSAQGDHGACGCVDTISKTIVVLNGQGPEIETDCCYGTVCPGETSSFFTNLVCGTYNWTVAGGTIISGAGTNAITVQWAATYPGPTSVTLAVPGCGSAPCPGSTTIYVPVLYPNLPISGPSPVCVGSSATYSLPVLPGTYYTWTVTGGTYQFNDKDRNVPNVNITFNTPGTYTIQCVYNNPMAGCSGASSITVDVLPVFSILFGPEVVCEGSTETYFSNGNANWFITPPGALVGTGNSPAITWGAPGTYTLVAKPVNPSLFCNDSAVKIVEVIAKPILGPITGKTMVCPDKNQTYSVTSNTVGSQFVWSVSLGTGVIQSEMGADKDSVVVKWTGTGPWQLKVEQEIEISPGNFCTSLPQFLNVNPFPTPTITGVSTVCADAVETYVASGPAPPGGFQWTINPPGQGTIISGQGTNSVNIKWHGPLNNSASVKVEHCSGSFILPIAVNAPPSAVATYSTLPVFCLGDNTTLVLSTPPCGGCSYQWFKAPASPLGTSSNQNINISSLSLGVHQYYVEVTQNGCTMKSNIVDVVIKDCGNGDPGTCDVVAWFWPYVECDKVTLIDKSTVGPGASITLYQWTASGPGTVSFAPNANDPNPVMTVSASGTYVISLTVTSSSGCTHTWTELVNILLPTADFTFTSPTCVDDAVSFTPIPNNPNFNYYWTFGDGFDSYTGLTDHAYSSASPPVFIVNLTITDEYGCVATAQKQVWVNPKTPCVIAASDTAFCPGGYVTLTACDNMNSYQWYKDELPIAGATSQNYLVYQHGEYSVEVTNAFGCKTVAESVYIYMYPTPIANITGETYICSPSWSNAYFYLITPFNPNYSYQWNGPSGNPGDYFVTSTNNDAWGSMPAGTTGQYIFTVTVTDNVTGCKATDYICVTFNLSPDLNVPFYSGCEGPPVTLTPNIIDPSKYTYQWSSGQTTPIITVTAPGSYSLTITDKLTGCSSTVIAAMIFPNPDLSLFPIGCGTMFCNDQLDLYIPLPLNALPWPNTIPDTYPIIEWYDQFNNLVGTGDVLPFIPVTAGSYQFSVVVQNYQGCIDTAGVFCLDVACCLVEIQSVETTPASCPEICDGSITITLDPASYGGPFTITQTSPPPTNSWTIVPGVPLVLTGLCPDFYTFIITDETEHCVEEITVQLGYESDICCEIIIESASITKASCPEVCDGAITVLLDPASTVSPFTITITPPGISYTILPGVPFTLNNLCPGTYLVTITDSTTLCTYTHQVYVGFESDICCDIIIQSTEFTNASCPEICDGSLTIVLDPASTVAPFTITPVAPPGPPVPIVPGVPFTLTGLCPGVYGFVISDETGLCAEEVFFQIGFESDICCDIIIQSTEFTNASCPEICDGSLTIVLDPASTVAPFTITPVAPPGPPVPIVPGVPFTLTGLCPGVYGFVISDETGLCQEEVFFQVGVESDICCDIIVDYVNFTNATCPEICDGSLTIMLDPASTVAPFIITPVAPPGPPVTITPGVPFTLTGLCPGTYGFVITDETGLCAEEVFFQIGVESDICCEIIIEEVILTNASCPETCDGSLSILLDPASTGGPFTITQTSPPPVTTWPIIPGVPFVLSNLCPGEIQFIISNPTGSCIQEVNIYIGFENEDCCFAAIDPSFIHITSPLLITSNTVWDDKYFIADGVMVTVDNGALLDITNVDVVFGECAGIEFVNGGYLRANNSVFRPCDMDKTWKGLRFDDGVLFTDIINMVNECTFKNAEVALYFLKDADALISNNLFSNCNIGIRVEDNRTFNHPISGNRFVTETFYPEFKTACNYPFTASLVSYGIYSTRSDFRQSVSHNEFINGFVSGNVVTYGVHQLFGSGTFSYSTFTDLHYAVALSSQSGYTSIQANRMESKVKGYPINIFQCSGPVIEVHENTLINNYHLYTVSAGIYTNRSARLSISGNEINGFYYGIQALSIKNSQVTNNIIQQSLNTGIYFAEAKNSASFITCNEISMQNLSSTTGIYGVNMSANSEVSSNCVNDCRVSMDFRTASSNPTPLPKIRNNFLYNYNLAGINVQGHTGNIGLPSTDPGMNTLWSNQNAAVDINKSSAPPITVADNFGMFNISFPNVQITSNNPYHSTASCAQQIFNMPSQGNLNINFTCDNYNKIIAMMMGFEGSYLLAQDYLAQFKSSPDPYLDANTIMASIASLDEPMLEMLISEVDLSVNEKSLLRYEYYLRKGNIAKAKLHLQSFIPQDNDQVEFKTLLMLNLDTAELGWEAILPETVEMLKAIADSENVNANLAIYMLNNTSTYRDYLFETVSLENVVLGDQIVQLEGAESYLNIYPNPAISSVVIEAFNANAESSKIEIFDMNGRLVHDYTINFSAAGFELNIEHLKQGIYFVTLSDINTGFLQQGKLVKMSN; from the coding sequence ATGAAAACAAGTCTATTTGTTATGATTATGCTTAGCATGCTGATGAGTTTTACACACGGTAATGCCCGTGGAAACAGTCATCAGGTTCAGTCCTTTCAGCCACAGGTTGAAGAGTCAGAAATCCTTTCGTTTAAGGAGCCGCCAGAAAGTACCCGTTTCAGGTTACATCCTGGTTCTGCCCCGGGACAATCGGGTGGGAATCCGTTCTTACTGGTTGACACCCCTTTGAATTATTCATCAAACGTAGCAGAAGCAACTATTTTGAGGTATGACAACTCAACAAACGTGAATGCCATCGGATTGCAGGAGGGGGGCACATTCACTGCTGCGATAAAATTTCCTGCGACCACCATGGGGCAGTTTTCAGGGATGAAACTCTCACAGGTTGAGATTTTTATTTTTCATGTTCCAACTACCTGCGTTTTAAAAATCTGGGGACCTGGAACGGCTTCGAGTCCCGGTACGTTGCTTCATCAGGAGCAGTTTTTCCCATCACAGGCCAGTTGGCATGTGATTGACATTCCGGTTTTGATCGGCATAACAGGAGAAGAGCTTTGGGTAGGTTATGAAATTATACATACACCTGGTTTAGCGCCGTCTGGTGTGGGGCCAGGACCAGCAGCCGCCGGTTTTGGGGATCTGTTTTCATTTGACGGTCTCGAATTTGAATCATTGCTGAACAGTTCCGGACTGAATTTCAACTGGAACATCGCAGCAATACTTGAAACGCAAAGTGTTCTACCAACGGCATATGCTGGCGAAGACGCCACTATTTGTGCTACGGAACAGTATGTAATTGAAGATGCTACAGCGACAGATTTCAGTTCAGTTTTCTGGACAACCACCGGCGATGGATATTTTGTCACTCCGGTAAGTCTTAATCCTAAATATGTTCCCGGCCCGGGAGATATAGCATCTGGTTCAGTGACCCTTTGCATAGATGCATTTCCAATTGGCGGAGGGCAACCAGCATCCGATTGTATGCTTTTAACCGTAGACCTTGATCCGACGACTTGTTGTTGTCCGGATTTTAAACTCAAAGACGCCTTGAACATTTGTCCTCCCGAAGGGGCATGCAGAGGAGAAACAGCGCCAGGATTAAATAAGGAGGGAATGGCTGCCTGCAAGGAAACTACGCACACTTATACTGTTTTTCCAAATGATCCGGGGTACGTATATACATGGACGATCAGCGGAGGTACACCAACCAGTTTTGTCGGCAATCCCATTTCGGTTTTGTGGGGTAGCGGATCAAGCGGAATAATCCAGGTGTTTATTTCAGGAAACAATTGCAATGACACCATCAGCCAGGAAATTTGTCTGATTGACGGTCCTCAGGCTGATTTTACCTTTAATCCAAACCCTGTTTGCATGAATACCGATGTTAACTTTTTCAATACATCGCTTGGCGGGGCCACATATTTTTGGGATTTTGGGAACGGGGTAACCCACTCCGGCGCCAACCCACCTCCACAGCAATATAATGCTGCGGGGACTTATGTTATAACGCTCACTGCTACTGATCTTGGTTCAGGTTCAGCACAGGGTGATCATGGCGCCTGTGGTTGTGTTGATACCATTTCAAAAACCATTGTTGTGTTGAATGGCCAGGGTCCTGAAATTGAAACAGATTGTTGCTACGGAACGGTTTGCCCTGGTGAAACATCTTCTTTCTTCACTAACCTGGTTTGTGGCACATATAATTGGACAGTCGCGGGAGGAACTATTATTTCAGGCGCAGGCACCAATGCGATCACCGTGCAATGGGCTGCAACCTATCCCGGACCAACTTCAGTGACTTTAGCGGTTCCGGGTTGCGGTTCTGCACCTTGTCCCGGTTCCACCACCATTTATGTTCCGGTACTTTATCCCAATTTACCGATCAGCGGACCAAGCCCGGTTTGTGTCGGATCATCAGCTACTTATTCGCTGCCGGTGCTGCCCGGAACTTATTACACCTGGACTGTTACAGGCGGTACCTATCAATTTAATGATAAAGACCGAAATGTACCCAATGTGAACATTACTTTCAATACGCCCGGAACCTATACGATCCAGTGTGTATATAACAATCCTATGGCAGGTTGCAGCGGAGCCAGCTCAATTACGGTTGATGTACTTCCGGTCTTTTCGATTCTTTTCGGGCCTGAAGTTGTTTGTGAAGGATCCACTGAAACTTATTTTTCCAATGGAAATGCGAACTGGTTTATAACGCCCCCTGGAGCTTTGGTAGGAACCGGAAACTCCCCGGCCATCACCTGGGGTGCACCGGGAACATACACATTGGTTGCAAAACCCGTTAATCCATCTCTCTTCTGCAATGATTCAGCAGTGAAAATTGTTGAAGTGATTGCTAAACCAATATTGGGTCCAATCACGGGAAAGACTATGGTTTGTCCTGATAAAAATCAAACCTACAGTGTAACTTCGAACACGGTTGGGAGTCAGTTTGTATGGTCTGTATCTTTGGGAACGGGAGTTATTCAATCCGAAATGGGTGCTGATAAGGACTCTGTGGTTGTTAAATGGACAGGAACAGGTCCATGGCAGCTAAAAGTAGAGCAGGAAATCGAGATCAGCCCGGGTAATTTCTGCACATCTTTACCACAATTTCTTAATGTAAATCCTTTCCCTACCCCAACAATAACAGGAGTTTCAACGGTTTGTGCAGATGCAGTGGAGACTTATGTTGCCAGTGGACCTGCACCTCCGGGAGGTTTTCAATGGACAATTAATCCTCCGGGACAAGGGACGATTATTAGCGGGCAGGGTACGAACTCAGTGAACATCAAGTGGCACGGACCTTTAAATAATTCAGCTTCTGTCAAAGTTGAGCATTGCAGTGGTTCATTTATACTTCCAATAGCCGTGAATGCACCGCCATCAGCTGTTGCCACTTACAGCACGCTGCCTGTTTTTTGTTTAGGCGACAACACCACGCTGGTATTGTCAACTCCTCCCTGCGGAGGTTGCTCCTATCAATGGTTTAAAGCGCCAGCCAGTCCATTGGGGACTTCCTCAAATCAGAACATTAACATCTCATCCTTAAGCCTTGGGGTACACCAGTATTATGTTGAAGTAACCCAAAACGGATGCACTATGAAGTCGAATATTGTAGATGTTGTTATAAAAGATTGCGGCAATGGCGATCCGGGCACCTGCGATGTTGTTGCATGGTTCTGGCCTTATGTTGAATGTGATAAAGTAACCCTGATCGATAAATCGACAGTTGGTCCGGGTGCGTCAATAACACTCTACCAGTGGACTGCATCCGGACCAGGTACTGTATCGTTTGCTCCAAATGCCAACGATCCAAATCCTGTCATGACAGTTTCCGCTTCAGGTACCTATGTGATTTCTCTCACGGTCACCTCATCCAGTGGCTGTACACATACCTGGACAGAATTGGTCAATATCCTTCTGCCAACAGCCGATTTCACCTTTACCAGCCCCACCTGTGTGGATGATGCCGTTTCGTTTACACCCATTCCCAATAATCCTAACTTCAATTACTACTGGACTTTTGGCGATGGATTTGATTCCTATACAGGGCTTACCGATCATGCGTACTCCTCCGCAAGCCCGCCGGTTTTTATTGTAAATCTTACCATAACCGATGAGTATGGTTGCGTGGCTACTGCGCAAAAACAAGTGTGGGTAAATCCCAAAACACCATGTGTGATTGCTGCTTCAGACACCGCTTTTTGTCCGGGTGGATATGTTACGCTCACCGCCTGCGATAACATGAACAGTTATCAATGGTACAAAGATGAACTTCCCATTGCCGGCGCAACAAGCCAAAACTACCTGGTTTATCAGCATGGCGAATACTCAGTTGAAGTTACCAATGCGTTTGGCTGTAAAACAGTAGCCGAAAGTGTTTACATTTATATGTATCCAACACCTATTGCAAACATTACCGGAGAAACCTACATTTGTTCTCCTTCCTGGTCAAACGCATACTTCTATTTAATTACACCGTTCAACCCCAACTATTCCTACCAATGGAACGGACCGAGCGGCAACCCGGGCGATTATTTTGTAACATCAACCAATAATGATGCATGGGGAAGTATGCCTGCCGGTACAACGGGACAGTATATCTTTACGGTTACCGTTACTGATAATGTAACCGGGTGCAAAGCTACAGACTATATTTGTGTGACTTTTAACCTGAGTCCCGACCTGAATGTGCCATTTTACAGTGGTTGCGAAGGTCCTCCTGTTACACTTACCCCGAACATTATTGATCCTTCAAAATATACTTATCAGTGGAGCAGCGGACAGACAACACCAATAATCACAGTTACTGCTCCCGGAAGTTATTCACTCACCATTACGGATAAATTGACCGGTTGCTCATCCACTGTGATAGCGGCAATGATCTTCCCAAATCCTGATTTGTCATTATTCCCGATTGGTTGCGGCACAATGTTTTGCAACGATCAGCTCGATTTATACATCCCTTTGCCGCTGAATGCTTTGCCGTGGCCTAATACCATTCCCGACACTTACCCGATAATTGAATGGTATGACCAGTTTAACAACCTGGTTGGAACCGGTGATGTTCTCCCGTTCATCCCGGTTACAGCAGGAAGTTACCAGTTTTCAGTTGTCGTTCAAAACTATCAGGGTTGCATTGATACTGCAGGGGTGTTTTGTCTTGATGTAGCATGTTGCCTGGTTGAAATACAATCTGTTGAAACCACCCCCGCTTCATGCCCTGAGATATGTGATGGTTCAATAACAATTACATTAGATCCGGCTTCCTATGGAGGCCCGTTTACCATCACACAAACTTCGCCTCCGCCAACCAATTCATGGACTATAGTCCCGGGTGTTCCATTGGTATTAACAGGACTCTGCCCTGATTTCTACACATTTATTATTACTGACGAAACGGAGCATTGTGTTGAGGAAATTACCGTTCAGCTTGGTTATGAAAGTGATATCTGTTGTGAAATCATTATCGAATCTGCCAGCATAACGAAAGCTTCCTGCCCGGAAGTCTGTGATGGTGCAATAACAGTTCTTCTCGACCCTGCGTCAACAGTCTCACCATTTACAATCACAATTACACCTCCCGGTATTTCATATACCATTCTTCCGGGAGTTCCATTCACCTTAAATAACTTATGCCCCGGTACATACCTGGTAACAATAACTGATTCCACTACGCTGTGTACATACACCCATCAGGTTTATGTCGGATTTGAAAGTGATATTTGCTGCGACATCATTATCCAGTCCACCGAATTCACCAATGCCAGTTGTCCTGAAATTTGCGACGGCTCGCTGACCATCGTGTTAGACCCGGCGTCAACAGTTGCTCCGTTTACCATCACTCCGGTGGCTCCTCCCGGACCACCTGTGCCCATCGTTCCCGGCGTACCATTTACCCTAACCGGCTTATGCCCGGGCGTATATGGATTCGTAATCAGTGATGAAACCGGATTGTGCGCTGAGGAGGTGTTCTTCCAGATCGGTTTTGAAAGTGATATTTGCTGCGACATCATTATCCAGTCCACCGAGTTCACAAATGCCAGTTGTCCTGAAATTTGCGACGGCTCGCTGACCATCGTGTTAGACCCGGCTTCAACGGTTGCTCCGTTTACCATCACTCCCGTGGCTCCTCCCGGACCACCTGTGCCCATCGTTCCCGGCGTACCATTTACCCTGACGGGTTTGTGCCCGGGTGTGTATGGATTCGTAATCAGTGACGAAACCGGATTATGTCAGGAGGAGGTGTTCTTCCAGGTTGGCGTAGAAAGTGATATATGCTGCGATATCATTGTTGATTATGTCAATTTTACCAATGCAACCTGTCCTGAAATTTGCGACGGCTCGCTGACCATCATGTTAGACCCGGCATCAACGGTTGCTCCGTTTATAATCACTCCGGTGGCTCCTCCCGGACCACCTGTGACGATCACTCCCGGCGTGCCATTTACCCTGACCGGTTTATGCCCTGGCACTTATGGATTCGTCATCACTGACGAAACCGGATTGTGCGCTGAGGAGGTGTTCTTCCAGATTGGCGTAGAAAGTGATATTTGCTGCGAAATAATTATTGAGGAAGTGATTTTAACGAATGCCTCCTGCCCTGAGACCTGCGATGGTTCGCTTTCCATCCTATTGGATCCCGCTTCCACCGGAGGGCCTTTTACCATCACGCAAACTTCTCCTCCACCGGTAACCACCTGGCCAATTATCCCTGGTGTGCCCTTCGTGCTGAGCAACCTTTGTCCGGGCGAAATTCAATTTATCATCAGTAATCCAACCGGATCATGTATCCAGGAAGTTAACATTTACATCGGGTTTGAAAATGAGGACTGCTGTTTTGCTGCAATTGATCCAAGCTTTATTCATATCACCTCACCTTTATTAATTACTTCAAACACTGTTTGGGATGATAAATATTTTATTGCCGACGGTGTCATGGTTACTGTTGACAATGGCGCATTACTCGATATTACCAATGTGGACGTTGTTTTTGGAGAGTGTGCAGGTATTGAATTTGTGAATGGTGGTTATCTGAGAGCCAATAACTCGGTGTTCAGACCATGCGATATGGATAAAACATGGAAAGGGCTCAGGTTTGACGATGGAGTGCTATTTACAGACATCATAAATATGGTGAACGAATGCACCTTTAAAAATGCTGAAGTGGCACTCTATTTCCTCAAGGATGCGGATGCATTGATATCGAATAACCTGTTCTCCAACTGCAATATTGGTATCAGGGTTGAAGATAATAGAACCTTTAATCATCCGATTAGCGGAAATCGTTTCGTAACGGAAACCTTCTATCCGGAATTCAAAACTGCCTGTAACTACCCGTTCACCGCAAGTTTAGTAAGCTATGGAATTTACTCTACCAGGTCTGATTTTCGTCAGTCTGTATCGCACAACGAGTTCATCAATGGATTCGTCAGTGGCAATGTGGTTACTTACGGTGTGCACCAGTTGTTTGGCAGTGGTACTTTCTCTTACAGTACGTTCACTGATTTACACTATGCAGTAGCGCTGAGTTCGCAATCAGGTTACACTTCAATTCAGGCCAATCGCATGGAGTCGAAGGTAAAAGGTTACCCAATCAACATTTTCCAATGTTCAGGTCCTGTGATTGAAGTGCATGAAAACACCCTGATCAACAACTACCACCTTTACACAGTCAGTGCCGGGATTTATACAAATCGTTCTGCACGGCTCAGTATTTCCGGTAATGAGATCAATGGCTTTTACTATGGAATTCAGGCTTTGTCGATTAAGAACAGTCAGGTTACAAACAACATAATCCAACAAAGCCTGAATACAGGAATCTATTTTGCTGAAGCCAAGAATAGCGCCAGTTTCATCACATGCAACGAAATCTCAATGCAGAATCTCTCATCAACCACCGGTATCTATGGTGTAAATATGTCGGCTAATTCAGAGGTTTCGAGCAACTGTGTGAACGATTGCCGCGTTTCGATGGATTTCAGAACTGCTTCCAGCAATCCAACTCCATTGCCCAAAATCAGAAATAATTTCCTTTACAATTATAACCTGGCCGGTATTAATGTTCAGGGACACACTGGCAATATCGGTTTGCCTTCAACTGACCCGGGAATGAATACTCTCTGGAGTAATCAGAATGCCGCTGTTGATATCAACAAGAGTTCTGCACCACCAATTACGGTAGCTGACAACTTCGGGATGTTCAATATTTCATTCCCGAATGTTCAGATCACAAGCAACAATCCGTATCATTCTACTGCCTCTTGTGCCCAGCAGATTTTCAACATGCCTTCGCAAGGCAACCTGAACATCAATTTCACCTGTGATAATTACAACAAAATTATTGCGATGATGATGGGGTTTGAAGGATCATATCTGCTGGCTCAGGATTATCTTGCTCAATTCAAGTCATCACCTGATCCCTATTTGGATGCCAACACAATTATGGCCTCAATCGCCAGTCTGGACGAACCCATGTTGGAAATGCTTATTTCGGAAGTAGATCTTTCGGTGAATGAAAAGTCACTGCTCCGTTATGAGTACTATCTGCGTAAGGGAAATATCGCAAAAGCAAAATTGCATTTGCAAAGTTTCATCCCGCAGGACAACGACCAGGTTGAGTTCAAAACACTGCTGATGCTGAACCTCGACACAGCGGAACTGGGATGGGAAGCGATCCTGCCCGAAACTGTTGAAATGTTGAAAGCAATTGCTGATAGTGAAAATGTCAACGCGAACCTGGCCATCTACATGCTCAACAATACTTCAACCTACCGCGATTACCTGTTCGAGACTGTTTCGTTGGAGAATGTAGTGCTTGGAGACCAGATCGTACAACTGGAAGGTGCTGAAAGCTACCTGAACATTTATCCGAATCCGGCCATAAGTTCCGTTGTTATCGAAGCCTTCAATGCGAATGCTGAAAGCAGCAAAATAGAAATCTTTGATATGAACGGACGTCTTGTCCATGATTATACGATCAATTTCTCAGCCGCTGGTTTCGAACTTAATATCGAGCATCTGAAGCAAGGCATCTATTTTGTAACACTGAGTGATATTAATACCGGATTCCTGCAACAGGGAAAACTTGTTAAAATGAGCAATTAA